In one window of Paraflavitalea soli DNA:
- a CDS encoding cupin domain-containing protein: protein MKQSACHAMALLLVPWLACNDQAAHENAKLPASPTPEAAMILPAVPDTTLPSGRRNIYLAGLRNKPGFFVERSVFPAGYKGLPHIHNGDIYVTIIKGSVYIALGNRFDTTARVPVYGPGSFIVIKADQPHYEWFTEPCTMQIEGIGPNETFYVNEPGSKK from the coding sequence ATGAAACAATCAGCTTGTCATGCCATGGCATTGTTGCTGGTACCATGGCTGGCCTGTAATGACCAGGCCGCACACGAAAATGCAAAACTACCCGCCTCCCCCACTCCCGAAGCCGCTATGATCCTGCCCGCTGTACCAGACACTACCCTGCCCAGCGGACGCCGGAATATCTACCTCGCCGGACTTCGAAATAAACCTGGCTTTTTTGTTGAACGAAGTGTTTTCCCCGCCGGCTACAAAGGCTTGCCCCATATCCACAATGGCGACATTTATGTAACGATCATTAAAGGTTCGGTCTATATAGCACTGGGCAACCGGTTCGACACCACCGCCCGGGTGCCCGTATATGGTCCGGGCAGCTTTATTGTTATCAAAGCCGACCAACCGCATTATGAATGGTTCACAGAGCCCTGCACCATGCAGATCGAAGGCATCGGGCCCAATGAGACCTTTTATGTAAATGAGCCGGGGAGTAAGAAGTGA